The following coding sequences lie in one Mus musculus strain C57BL/6J chromosome 11, GRCm38.p6 C57BL/6J genomic window:
- the Kcnh4 gene encoding potassium voltage-gated channel subfamily H member 4 — MPVMKGLLAPQNTFLDTIATRFDGTHSNFLLANAQGPRGFPIVYCSDGFCELTGYGRTEVMQKTCSCRFLYGPETSEPALQRLQKALEGHQEHRTEICFYRKDGSAFWCLLDMMPIKNEMGEVVLFLFSFKDISQSGGPGLGSPGIHGDNNHENSLGRRGTSSRLRSTKRQNRTVLHRLTGHFGRRGQSSVKANSNLFEPKPSVPEYKVASVGGSRCLLLHYSIPKAVWDGLILLATFYVAVTVPYNVCFAGDDDTPITSRHTLVSDIAVEMLFILDIILNFRTTYVSQSGQVISAPRSIGLHYLATWFFVDLIAALPFDLLYVFNITVTSLVHLLKTVRLLRLLRLLQKLERYSQCSAVVLTLLMSVFALLAHWMACVWYVIGRREMEANDPLLWDIGWLHELGKRLEEPYVNGSAGGPSRRSAYIAALYFTLSSLTSVGFGNVCANTDAEKIFSICTMLIGALMHAVVFGNVTAIIQRMYSRRSLYHSRMKDLKDFIRVHRLPRPLKQRMLEYFQTTWAVNSGIDANELLRDFPDELRADIAMHLNREILQLPLFGAASRGCLRALSLHIKTSFCAPGEYLLRRGDALQAHYYVCSGSLEVLRDNMVLAILGKGDLIGADIPELGQEPGSGAGPSCVLKTSADVKALTYCGLQQLSSRGLAEVLRLYPEYAAAFRAGLPRDLTFNLRQGSENNGLGRFSRSPRLSQARSDTLGSSSDKTLPSITETEGGTEPGAGSKPRRPHLLPNLSPARPRGSLVSLLGEELPPFSALVSSPSLSPTPSPALAGRGQSPSPHGPPRGSAAWKPPQLLIPPLGTFGPPDLSPRIVDGIEDSSNTAEAPTFRFSKRPEPTRTRSQAPPSGPRLSRELATEAAEEVKEKVCRLNQEISRLNQEVSQLSRELRQVMGLLQARLGPPSHTAGPAWLPDLPCPHQRLPCISPHMSGPPPGLQNTTLAVVHCPASVGTVEIGATPSELRPSTIPPYPSEPDPLGPSPAPEAPPLTPSLLKHSFQSGSDTFH, encoded by the exons ATGCCGGTCATGAAGGGGTTGCTGGCCCCGCAAAACACCTTTCTGGACACCATCGCCACCCGCTTTGACGGCACGC ACAGCAACTTCCTTCTGGCCAATGCACAGGGCCCACGGGGTTTTCCCATCGTCTACTGCTCTGACGGCTTCTGTGAGCTCACAGGCTACGGCCGCACCGAGGTCATGCAGAAAACCTGTAGCTGTCGGTTCCTCTATGGCCCAGAGACCAGTGAACCAGCCCTGCAACGGTTGCAAAAAGCCCTGGAGGGCCACCAAGAACACCGAACTGAAATCTGCTTTTACCGAAAGGATG gCTCAGCCTTCtggtgtcttctggacatgatgcCCATCAAGAATGAGATGGGGGAGGTTGTGCTTTTCCTATTTTCCTTCAAGGACATCTCTCAGAGTGGAGGCCCAGGACTTGGCTCACCAGGAATCCATGGGGACAATAATCACG aaAACTCTCTTGGGAGGAGAGGAACTAGCTCAAGACTTAGGTCCACGAAGAGGCAGAACCGGACTGTCCTACACCGGTTGACTGGCCACTTTGGTCGCCGGGGCCAGAGCAGTGTGAAGGCCAACAGT AACCTGTTTGAGCCAAAACCATCAGTGCCCGAGTACAAGGTGGCCTCTGTGGGGGGCTcccgctgcctcctcctccactaCAGCATCCCCAAGGCTGTCTGGGATGGTCTCATCCTCCTCGCCACATTCTACGTCGCGGTCACTGTCCCCTACAACGTCTGCTTCGCGGGTGATGACGACACCCCCATCACTTCCCGACACACCCTTGTCAGTGACATCGCTGTGGAAATGCTCTTCATCCTGG ACATCATCTTGAACTTCCGCACCACCTACGTGTCCCAGTCTGGCCAGGTGATTTCGGCTCCTCGGTCCATTGGCCTCCACTATCTGGCCACCTGGTTCTTTGTAGACCTCATTGCTGCTTTGCCCTTTGATCTGCTGTATGTCTTCAACATCACTGTG ACCTCACTGGTACATCTGCTGAAAACCGTGCGGCTCCTGCGGCTGCTGCGGCTGCTGCAGAAGTTAGAGCGGTACTCACAGTGCAGTGCAGTGGTGCTCACGCTGCTCATGTCCGTCTTTGCCCTCCTTGCTCATTGGATGGCCTGCGTCTGGTATGTCATCGGGCGCCGGGAGATGGAGGCCAATGATCCACTGCTCTGGGACATTG GTTGGTTGCATGAGCTGGGCAAGCGGTTGGAGGAGCCTTATGTCAATGGCTCGGCAGGTGGACCATCTCGGCGCAGTGCCTACATCGCTGCGCTGTACTTCACGCTGAGCAGCCTCACCAGTGTAGGCTTCGGCAACGTGTGTGCCAACACAGACGCTGAGAAGATCTTCTCCATCTGCACGATGCTCATAGGCG CGCTGATGCACGCAGTGGTGTTTGGGAATGTCACAGCCATCATCCAGCGCATGTACTCCCGACGCTCGCTCTACCACAGCCGCATGAAGGATCTCAAGGACTTCATCCGAGTGCATCGCCTGCCCCGCCCACTCAAGCAGCGCATGCTCGAGTACTTCCAGACGACGTGGGCAGTCAACAGCGGCATCGATGCCAACGAG TTACTGCGTGACTTCCCGGATGAGCTGCGTGCTGACATTGCTATGCACCTGAACAGGGAGAtcctgcagctgcctctgtttgGAGCGGCTAGCAGGGGCTGCCTGCGGGCCCTCTCCTTGCACATCAAGACCTCCTTCTGTGCTCCTGGGGAGTACCTGTTACGCCGTGGGGATGCCCTCCAGGCACACTACTACGTCTGCTCTGGCTCGCTTGAGGTGCTCCGGGACAACATGGTGCTGGCCATCCTGG GGAAGGGGGACTTGATTGGGGCAGACATCCCTGAGTTGGGACAGGAGCCTGGGTCAGGGGCAGGCCCCAGCTGTGTGCTGAAGACCAGCGCCGATGTGAAAGCTCTGACTTACTGTGGCCTGCAGCAGCTGAGCAGCCGAGGGCTGGCGGAGGTCCTGCGGCTGTATCCGGAATATGCAGCTGCCTTCCGGGCTGGCCTACCCCGGGACCTAACCTTCAACCTGCGCCAAGGTTCTGAAAACAAT GGCCTCGGCCGCTTCTCACGGTCTCCTCGTCTCTCCCAG GCACGCTCCGACACTCTTGGTTCCTCCTCAGACAAGACTCTGCCATCCATCACAGAAACCGAGGGTGGCACGGAGCCTGGGGCTGGTTCCAAGCCCCGTCGGCCCCACCTGCTGCCCAACCTCAGTCCAGCACGACCTCGGGGGTCCCTGGTCAGCCTTTTGGGCGAGGAGCTGCCCCCATTCTCAGCCCttgtctcctctccttccctgtccccaactccttcccctgccctggctGGCCGGGGTCAGAGTCCCTCCCCGCACGGCCCCCCCAGGGGCTCTGCTGCCTGGAAGCCCCCCCAGCTCCTCATTCCCCCACTGGGAACATTTGGACCTCCGGACCTCAGTCCCCG GATCGTGGATGGCATTGAAGACTCCAGTAACACAGCTGAGGCTCCTACATTCCGCTTCAGCAAGAGGCCAGAGCCCACCAGAACTCGCTCACAGGCTCCCCCTTCAG GCCCCAGGCTCAGCCGGGAACTGGCcacagaggcagcagaggaggTGAAGGAAAAGGTCTGCAGGCTGAACCAAGAG ATCTCCCGTCTCAATCAGGAAGTGTCTCAGCTGAGCCGGGAGCTGCGGCAAGTGATGGGTCTCTTACAGGCCAGGCTGGGACCCCCAAGTCACACAGCTGGTCCAGCTTGGCTCCCAGACCTTCCTTGCCCCCACCAGAGACTACCATGCATCTCTCCTCATATGTCTGGACCACCACCTGGTCTCCAGAATACTACACTCGCTGTAGTCCACTGTCCAGCCAGTGTTGGGACAGTGGAGATAGGGGCCACCCCCTCAGAGCTGAGACCTTCCACGATACCACCCTATCCCTCGGAACCTGATCCTCTGGGACCCTCTCCAGCGCCAGAGGCTCCTCCCCTGACCCCAAGCCTCCTGAAGCACAGCTTCCAGTCTGGGTCAGACACATTCCACTGA
- the Ghdc gene encoding GH3 domain-containing protein precursor — protein MLLLWLLLLLLLLVPLLAILWQQRSRGARPCWLISLQHRVAWGMLGWAAAWQQWRLDRSTLNVGQSQQQALMWCLKKAQGSCCLPREDTDMRTFRNHLPLTQTSHTQEQESEETLPSPASPQYHGDASLQATLLGLITLNKAYPEALAPGSTACVTPTSPWPCSVPWLGHALGRVSPDGAKDPRTLLLEALISPGLRVLEARTAVELLDVFVGLEADGEELAEAIAAGILGTLLPKRAAELKEALEQGPRGLARRLWPKLQVVVTLDSGGQAEAVAALRVLWCQGLAFFSPAYAASGGVVALNLWPERPQGSYLLPPGVPFIELLPIKEGTQEEAASTLLLTDAQREKEYELVLTNHTSLTRCRLGDVVQVVGTYNQCPVVRFTCRLGQTLNVRGEVTDETVFSVALAQAVGQWPGAKLLDHVCVESRVLDSCEGSAPHYEVFVELRGLRNLSEENRDKLDNCLQEASAQYKSLRFRGSVGPAKVHLVRPGSFRVLREALAAFSSSSCRPPEMPRVIRLRHLAQLLQKRVIS, from the exons atgcttctgctgtggctgctgctgctgctgctcctcctcgtGCCCCTGCTGGCCATACTCTGGCAGCAGAGGTCTCGGGGTGCCAGGCCATGCTGGCTGATCAGTCTCCAACACCGAGTGGCCTGGGGGATGCTGGGCTGGGCAGCCGCCTGGCAGCAGTGGAGACTAGACCGGAGCACGTTGAATGTGGGCCAGAGCCAGCAGCAGGCCCTCATGTGGTGTCTGAAGAAAGCCCAGGGCTCCTGCTGTCTCCCCAGGGAGGACACAG ATATGAGAACCTTCCGGAATCATCTTCCACTGACCCAAACCAGCCACACTCAGGAGCAAGAAAGTGAAGAGACGCTCCCATCCCCTGCCTCCCCCCAGTACCATGGAGACGCCTCTTTGCAG GCCACCCTGCTGGGTCTAATAACCCTAAACAAGGCCTACCCAGAAGCGCTGGCTCCAGGAAGTACTGCCTGTGTGACCCCTACATCGCCATGGCCCTGCTCTGTCCCCTGGCTTGGGCACGCCCTGGGCCGGGTAAGCCCCGATGGAGCCAAGGACCCCCGGACCCTGCTGCTGGAGGCATTGATATCCCCGGGGCTGAGGGTACTTGAGGCAAGGACTGCAGTGGAGCTCCTGGATGTCTTTGTGGGCTTGGAGGCTGATGGTGAAGAACTGGCTGAGGCCATAGCAGCTGGGATTCTGGGAACGCTTCTCCCCAAACGAGCCGCTGAGCTGAAGGAGGCCCTAGAGCAGGGACCCCGAGGATTGGCCCGCCGGCTCTGGCCAAAGCTGCAGGTGGTGGTGACTCTGGACTCAGGAGGACAGGCAGAAGCTGTGGCTGCCCTTAGGGTCCTGTGGTGCCAAGGGCTAGCCTTCTTCTCTCCTGCTTATGCTGCCTCAGGAG GAGTGGTGGCCCTAAACCTGTGGCCAGAGCGACCCCAAGGATCCTATCTTCTGCCCCCTGGAGTCCCCTTTATTGAGCTGCTTCCAATCAAGGAAGGAACCCAAGAGGAGGCAGCCTCCACTCTCCTCCTTACTGATGCCCAAAGGGAGAAGGAGTATGAGTTGGTGCTGACGAACCACACCAGCCTGACCAG GTGCCGCCTGGGTGACGTGGTCCAGGTGGTTGGTACCTACAATCAGTGTCCTGTGGTCAGGTTCACCTGCAG gCTGGGGCAAACCCTGAATGTTCGAGGAGAAGTTACTGATGAGACTGTATTCTCTGTGGCCCTGGCCCAAGCAGTGGGGCAGTGGCCAGGGGCCAAGCTGTTGGACCATGTCTGTGTGGAGAGCAGAGTTCTGG ACTCCTGTGAGGGTTCTGCCCCACACTACGAAGTGTTTGTAGAGCTGAGGGGGTTGAGGAATCTGTCGGAGGAAAATCGAGACAAG CTTGACAACTGCCTGCAGGAAGCCTCCGCACAGTACAAGTCCTTGCGATTCCGGGGCAGTGTGGGTCCTGCCAAAGTCCATCTGGTGAGGCCAGGGAGCTTCAGGGTTCTCCGGGAAGCACTGgcagccttctcctcctcctcctgccgcCCTCCTGAAATGCctcgggtcatcaggctcagGCACCTGGCCCAGCTCCTGCAGAAGAGGGTGATATCCTAA
- the Hcrt gene encoding orexin precursor — protein sequence MNFPSTKVPWAAVTLLLLLLLPPALLSLGVDAQPLPDCCRQKTCSCRLYELLHGAGNHAAGILTLGKRRPGPPGLQGRLQRLLQANGNHAAGILTMGRRAGAELEPHPCSGRGCPTVTTTALAPRGGSGV from the exons ATGAACTTTCCTTCTACAAAG GTTCCCTGGGCCGCCGtgacgctgctgctgctgctactgctgccgCCGGCGCTGCTGTCGCTTGGGGTGGACGCACAGCCTCTGCCCGACTGCTGTCGCCAGAAGACGTGTTCCTGCCGTCTCTACGAACTGTTGCACGGAGCTGGCAACCACGCTGCGGGTATCCTGACTCTGGGAAAGCGGCGGCCTGGACCTCCAGGCCTCCAGGGACGGCTGCAGCGCCTCCTTCAGGCCAACGGTAACCACGCAGCTGGCATCCTGACCATGGGCCGCCGCGCAGGCGCAGAGCTAGAGCCACATCCCTGCTCTGGTCGCGGCTGTCCGACCGTAACTACCACCGCTTTAGCACCCCGGGGAGGGTCCGGAGTCTGA
- the Kcnh4 gene encoding potassium voltage-gated channel subfamily H member 4 isoform X1 has protein sequence MPVMKGLLAPQNTFLDTIATRFDGTHSNFLLANAQGPRGFPIVYCSDGFCELTGYGRTEVMQKTCSCRFLYGPETSEPALQRLQKALEGHQEHRTEICFYRKDGSAFWCLLDMMPIKNEMGEVVLFLFSFKDISQSGGPGLGSPGIHGDNNHENSLGRRGTSSRLRSTKRQNRTVLHRLTGHFGRRGQSSVKANSNLFEPKPSVPEYKVASVGGSRCLLLHYSIPKAVWDGLILLATFYVAVTVPYNVCFAGDDDTPITSRHTLVSDIAVEMLFILDIILNFRTTYVSQSGQVISAPRSIGLHYLATWFFVDLIAALPFDLLYVFNITVTSLVHLLKTVRLLRLLRLLQKLERYSQCSAVVLTLLMSVFALLAHWMACVWYVIGRREMEANDPLLWDIGWLHELGKRLEEPYVNGSAGGPSRRSAYIAALYFTLSSLTSVGFGNVCANTDAEKIFSICTMLIGALMHAVVFGNVTAIIQRMYSRRSLYHSRMKDLKDFIRVHRLPRPLKQRMLEYFQTTWAVNSGIDANELLRDFPDELRADIAMHLNREILQLPLFGAASRGCLRALSLHIKTSFCAPGEYLLRRGDALQAHYYVCSGSLEVLRDNMVLAILGKGDLIGADIPELGQEPGSGAGPSCVLKTSADVKALTYCGLQQLSSRGLAEVLRLYPEYAAAFRAGLPRDLTFNLRQGSENNGLGRFSRSPRLSQARSDTLGSSSDKTLPSITETEGGTEPGAGSKPRRPHLLPNLSPARPRGSLDRGWH, from the exons ATGCCGGTCATGAAGGGGTTGCTGGCCCCGCAAAACACCTTTCTGGACACCATCGCCACCCGCTTTGACGGCACGC ACAGCAACTTCCTTCTGGCCAATGCACAGGGCCCACGGGGTTTTCCCATCGTCTACTGCTCTGACGGCTTCTGTGAGCTCACAGGCTACGGCCGCACCGAGGTCATGCAGAAAACCTGTAGCTGTCGGTTCCTCTATGGCCCAGAGACCAGTGAACCAGCCCTGCAACGGTTGCAAAAAGCCCTGGAGGGCCACCAAGAACACCGAACTGAAATCTGCTTTTACCGAAAGGATG gCTCAGCCTTCtggtgtcttctggacatgatgcCCATCAAGAATGAGATGGGGGAGGTTGTGCTTTTCCTATTTTCCTTCAAGGACATCTCTCAGAGTGGAGGCCCAGGACTTGGCTCACCAGGAATCCATGGGGACAATAATCACG aaAACTCTCTTGGGAGGAGAGGAACTAGCTCAAGACTTAGGTCCACGAAGAGGCAGAACCGGACTGTCCTACACCGGTTGACTGGCCACTTTGGTCGCCGGGGCCAGAGCAGTGTGAAGGCCAACAGT AACCTGTTTGAGCCAAAACCATCAGTGCCCGAGTACAAGGTGGCCTCTGTGGGGGGCTcccgctgcctcctcctccactaCAGCATCCCCAAGGCTGTCTGGGATGGTCTCATCCTCCTCGCCACATTCTACGTCGCGGTCACTGTCCCCTACAACGTCTGCTTCGCGGGTGATGACGACACCCCCATCACTTCCCGACACACCCTTGTCAGTGACATCGCTGTGGAAATGCTCTTCATCCTGG ACATCATCTTGAACTTCCGCACCACCTACGTGTCCCAGTCTGGCCAGGTGATTTCGGCTCCTCGGTCCATTGGCCTCCACTATCTGGCCACCTGGTTCTTTGTAGACCTCATTGCTGCTTTGCCCTTTGATCTGCTGTATGTCTTCAACATCACTGTG ACCTCACTGGTACATCTGCTGAAAACCGTGCGGCTCCTGCGGCTGCTGCGGCTGCTGCAGAAGTTAGAGCGGTACTCACAGTGCAGTGCAGTGGTGCTCACGCTGCTCATGTCCGTCTTTGCCCTCCTTGCTCATTGGATGGCCTGCGTCTGGTATGTCATCGGGCGCCGGGAGATGGAGGCCAATGATCCACTGCTCTGGGACATTG GTTGGTTGCATGAGCTGGGCAAGCGGTTGGAGGAGCCTTATGTCAATGGCTCGGCAGGTGGACCATCTCGGCGCAGTGCCTACATCGCTGCGCTGTACTTCACGCTGAGCAGCCTCACCAGTGTAGGCTTCGGCAACGTGTGTGCCAACACAGACGCTGAGAAGATCTTCTCCATCTGCACGATGCTCATAGGCG CGCTGATGCACGCAGTGGTGTTTGGGAATGTCACAGCCATCATCCAGCGCATGTACTCCCGACGCTCGCTCTACCACAGCCGCATGAAGGATCTCAAGGACTTCATCCGAGTGCATCGCCTGCCCCGCCCACTCAAGCAGCGCATGCTCGAGTACTTCCAGACGACGTGGGCAGTCAACAGCGGCATCGATGCCAACGAG TTACTGCGTGACTTCCCGGATGAGCTGCGTGCTGACATTGCTATGCACCTGAACAGGGAGAtcctgcagctgcctctgtttgGAGCGGCTAGCAGGGGCTGCCTGCGGGCCCTCTCCTTGCACATCAAGACCTCCTTCTGTGCTCCTGGGGAGTACCTGTTACGCCGTGGGGATGCCCTCCAGGCACACTACTACGTCTGCTCTGGCTCGCTTGAGGTGCTCCGGGACAACATGGTGCTGGCCATCCTGG GGAAGGGGGACTTGATTGGGGCAGACATCCCTGAGTTGGGACAGGAGCCTGGGTCAGGGGCAGGCCCCAGCTGTGTGCTGAAGACCAGCGCCGATGTGAAAGCTCTGACTTACTGTGGCCTGCAGCAGCTGAGCAGCCGAGGGCTGGCGGAGGTCCTGCGGCTGTATCCGGAATATGCAGCTGCCTTCCGGGCTGGCCTACCCCGGGACCTAACCTTCAACCTGCGCCAAGGTTCTGAAAACAAT GGCCTCGGCCGCTTCTCACGGTCTCCTCGTCTCTCCCAG GCACGCTCCGACACTCTTGGTTCCTCCTCAGACAAGACTCTGCCATCCATCACAGAAACCGAGGGTGGCACGGAGCCTGGGGCTGGTTCCAAGCCCCGTCGGCCCCACCTGCTGCCCAACCTCAGTCCAGCACGACCTCGGGGGTCCCTG GATCGTGGATGGCATTGA
- the Ghdc gene encoding GH3 domain-containing protein isoform X1, giving the protein MALLCPLAWARPGPGVVALNLWPERPQGSYLLPPGVPFIELLPIKEGTQEEAASTLLLTDAQREKEYELVLTNHTSLTRCRLGDVVQVVGTYNQCPVVRFTCRLGQTLNVRGEVTDETVFSVALAQAVGQWPGAKLLDHVCVESRVLDSCEGSAPHYEVFVELRGLRNLSEENRDKLDNCLQEASAQYKSLRFRGSVGPAKVHLVRPGSFRVLREALAAFSSSSCRPPEMPRVIRLRHLAQLLQKRVIS; this is encoded by the exons ATGGCCCTGCTCTGTCCCCTGGCTTGGGCACGCCCTGGGCCGG GAGTGGTGGCCCTAAACCTGTGGCCAGAGCGACCCCAAGGATCCTATCTTCTGCCCCCTGGAGTCCCCTTTATTGAGCTGCTTCCAATCAAGGAAGGAACCCAAGAGGAGGCAGCCTCCACTCTCCTCCTTACTGATGCCCAAAGGGAGAAGGAGTATGAGTTGGTGCTGACGAACCACACCAGCCTGACCAG GTGCCGCCTGGGTGACGTGGTCCAGGTGGTTGGTACCTACAATCAGTGTCCTGTGGTCAGGTTCACCTGCAG gCTGGGGCAAACCCTGAATGTTCGAGGAGAAGTTACTGATGAGACTGTATTCTCTGTGGCCCTGGCCCAAGCAGTGGGGCAGTGGCCAGGGGCCAAGCTGTTGGACCATGTCTGTGTGGAGAGCAGAGTTCTGG ACTCCTGTGAGGGTTCTGCCCCACACTACGAAGTGTTTGTAGAGCTGAGGGGGTTGAGGAATCTGTCGGAGGAAAATCGAGACAAG CTTGACAACTGCCTGCAGGAAGCCTCCGCACAGTACAAGTCCTTGCGATTCCGGGGCAGTGTGGGTCCTGCCAAAGTCCATCTGGTGAGGCCAGGGAGCTTCAGGGTTCTCCGGGAAGCACTGgcagccttctcctcctcctcctgccgcCCTCCTGAAATGCctcgggtcatcaggctcagGCACCTGGCCCAGCTCCTGCAGAAGAGGGTGATATCCTAA